The genome window TTTGACTGCAATATCATTAGCATCCTGCATAGACCTGATCCAAGAGCATTTTACTCACCTAGATCAATTGCTGCTTCTCCTTGTTCAAGAGGCGTCAACACAGCGAGACTCGCGGGAGGGATCCCTTTATATCTCTCCCCCCTCCTGCCATCGTATCGACCACAGCAGCCATCGCATGTGTCAGCGCTACGCTACTCGCTAGCAGTCCTCGCTAGCAGTGTGTTTGATATCTCTCTATTTTTGTCGGGGTTGTATACAAACTACGGCCCGATTGAGTCTAGTGCAAAGCGTTCTGACGTCATAGCCGAACGGGCCAATCAGGAAGCTGGAATCTGGTTATGTCAGTGCATTTTCCGAGAAGGGAATTTTGCTGTTGAAGACAGTGGTCACAGTTCACAGGAAGGTGGAGGCTGAAAGATCCGTTGGGGATATAGCCCTGACTGTCGTAGTCGTCGTGTCCACTATTTAAGATTCGTGCCCCGAGCTTAGGATTGCGTGCGAGGGTCACGTCCGTGGCTGGTTAGAAGCTGAGAAATATGATATCTGCAGGCTAAGGTCCTTGAGCTTACTATGATTTTGAGTTCGCTGTTTGTGATGAGGCTTTTTCCAGTTGTAATCGCAGAAGCCTTGGATGGCGACGAACAATGCTAAGGATTATTGTCTGTTAACTAGGCCTTCTGTTGGTATACCTTGAAAAAGGTGCTTTACGATCAGCTTATCTGATGGAGGGCCAGCACAGTGTGTATTACTCCTAGCCGAATGCATTCCATCTTATAACCTAATAAAAGGACCATGACCTGATCGCCTTCCAGATTGTGCGGTCAAAGCAGCTTCCGCTACCCCGGAGTGGTGATCATCCCCAGTTGTCAACTCCCACCAGGAAGCAAGCAAAAGCCCACAGCCGGTGTCACAACAGAGAAGACAACTGGCCCATGGTTCGCATTCTCAAAGCTCCTAAGCCAGGACACTATTGGCCACGGGTATGGCTCCTAATATGGAAGAGTGGCTTGGGCGTCGGGTCTGTTCAGCTAAAGTTTTACCCAAGATGTGACAAAGACTCGACTATAGGACCTCGCCACGTGGATATAAGACGGCATGGGCGTTATGAGTGGTCAAGATCAGGACAGTGCGGATCTGGATCGGAGTAGTCAGTGGGCTTGTCTCGGGCGTAAAAGAAGACTCGTGGCTCAAGGCCCACCATGAAACCCTCATCGAGCAAAGTCCGCAAGCCAGACAGACGGCTACTGGTGGCGACCGGAAAAATGGTCCAGTTCAAACATGGTACGAGAGTCAAGTATTTCACACAAAGTATTTCCTGAATCCGGCCATGGTAGCTTCCCTGCCGACAATTGCCGTGTGAAGCAACGCTGACTTTTCAGTTATTCTATGTCATGTTCTCCGGATGCATGATCGGAGGTTCTCTCTGGGGAACAGGAAAGCATCTCGTTGATTTGACTCCGGAGCATAGAGCACGCGCAATGGAGGTTTGTACTGTCCTCAATGGCTCAGGCTCAGACTCAGAACCCAGACTTCGCTGACGTGTCTAGTACTGGTTCCTCTGCGACATTGGCTACGCCATCGCATCCATTCTCTGCAAAATATccgtcgccatcttcttgctGCGTGTCATGGTTCATCCGTTTCACAGGCGGATCATGTACGCAGTTACCGCGCTCACAGTCATCgttggcatcatcttcttcgtctacATGATGATCCAATGCTCGCCGGTGTCCTATTTCTGGACCCGGATGCTCGGCAATACCTCTGGCAAATGCGGATACGTGGATGCGATCATCATCCTGCTGTACCTTTTCAGCGCGTCGTCTGCGCTTTTCGACCTGACTGTGGGCCTGCTGCCGATCTTGCTCGTGCGCAATCTGCAGATGAACCAGCGGACCAAGATTGCGGTTGCGGGTCTCCTGGGCATGGCATGCATGTACGTCAACTGTACCTTTACGTGAGTGTCAAGTATTAATGCCTATCAGAGCAAGCGTGGCTATTATTATCCGGTTTCCATTCGTTCAAACAATTCGCGATCCGGATTTCCTATGTAAGATATCCCCAAATTAGTATCCCGTTTGACCATGTCTGACAGAATACAGATGCAACCGTCCAGGTCAGCTTCGGACAGCCATTCTGGGagaatacagagtactaACAATATAGATCGCAATCTGGTCCAACATCGAAACTGGCCTTGGCATCACAGCCGGCAGTCTCGCCACTGCCCGCCCTCTCTTCCGTATCCTCCACAGTCGCAATGGCTCTTCCTACCgcatcttcgcctcctcTGGTTTCCAGAGCAGGAGACGCCAGCACCAGTTTCCCCTGGGTGATCTCGAAAGCAACACCTGGCGGTCCCCCTACGACCCGACCAAGAGCAACTCCCAGGACGACCGTCATGGAACCACGATCTCAGCGGAGAGGAGCGGCGCGTCGGAGTTCATGACCGAGAGCACGGAGCAGCTGGATGGAAAGTTGCCCTCAGTGCCTATGCCGTCCTTGTCTAAGATTGGTGTGCGTCGGACGTTTGAAATTTCGACGTCCCAGGCGGGTTGAGTGCAGAGCTCGATCTTATTGAAGCCTCTACGCTTTGCGGTTTTTCTATCTCTACCTGTCGATCTGCGGAATCAGACAAGGGTATCAAGCCCGGCCGTCGCTGTGACGTTGGAGTCTGCAGTTTGACAACCTGACGGATGAGAAGTCGATAACCAACGCACAGCAGGTGGATGGGCGCATCAAATGCGCAAGCACACACAAGCCATTTAACCGTCAGGTTCTATGCAAATGGAACTGCAATCGATCGACACAGAGAAAGCATCAGCACATCCTCCAGCCAACTGGTTTCAACTATAAATTCAACGGAGAATGCCTCATATGATCGCCCGGAAGTGACTACTACAGTCAACTACGAATCACCCCCCCCCAGACCCCGCAAATCCATCCTCCCCTCCACCGCCTCGCAATGCCCATACACCCCGTTTTTGAACTGTGACAGACTCCCCTGGTTCATATGCATCGTGGATCCCGGTTTCAGCCGACGAGCCAAATACATAAACACTTGACTTTTGCGCAGTCGCCACTGGAAGATTGGATCGAAGGAGCCCAGAATGCCGCTATTTGGACTAGGGATGTCATGCGGGAAGACTTGACCTGTGTATGTCGAGCAGGCCTTTTGTGCGAATGCGATTCACACCTTGCCGCTGGTGAAGCCTCCATCGAGGGAGATAGGGACTGGGTGATTGGATGGGAGAAGGCGCGGCCCCAGGCCTGTACTAGAATCCCCATATTCTGGACATGATTCTCTTCTATAAAAACAAACGAAAGCTATCTTCTGCAGAAAATCCTCGAGAAAACATGCCTTTTCTGTAGGCTTTCTGGTAAAGAGGGTTGGAGAGTACTGACAGCCCGTGGCTGTCCTGCCGTGGGGTTGGAGGGCATGGAATCAGGCATCTCTTGTGTGGCACTGAGGCTAGCGCGAGAAGCTAGATCATCAGCAAGCTTGCATGATTTTGCATGGTCTGGGCCCAGTGCCTTCTCATAACCTGCTAGTGCTCGCTGATAcatctcctctgcctcctgcAGCCTGCCCTGATTAGTGTAGAGATTTCCCAACCTACTGAGCGCTCTCCACACAGCGACTTTGTCCTCAAGCCAACTGTATTTCTCCCTCTGAATCACATAGTCTGCATGTGGAAGTAATCGCTGCTGAAGCTGTGCATACTCCCTGTCATCCTTGCGTGGGACTGTATAACCAACAGAGACTAGTGCTAATTCATATAGCTGGACTGTTCGTTCCTCTGAAGCAGCAATATGGAAACACCAGTCCTGTACCACCGGATGGATTGTAAAGCTTCCTTCCTGTTGCCTTGGCTCAACAAGGGAACAATCAACCAGCACCTTGATCCTTGCTTTGAAGGCTAGCTTGTTTGATACTGCCGCCTTAAACCAGGGTGGAGTGTGAGAGCAATTCAAACCACCTCGAATTAATTCATACCAGATATCTCTGTTATCAAAGTAAGCAAGCAAAAGGAGCAGTGTTGCAGCAGTTGGATCTTGTTTTTGGATCCCTTGATACGTGGTCGTCCATGTCTCAAGTATATTCCCTTGCTGGTAATGGCGTGTAGGCTTGGCCTGGGACTGTAACTCAGACCATTGATCTTTATAAAGCTGTAGATATTCCTTGAAACTGGTTCCAGTTTCACGCATAAAGGCCCCAGCAAGTGCAATTGCCAGCGAAAGCCCATCCAGTTGATCTACAATAGCCATTATATCTGCAGCTGTTAGTCTTGGTCCTAAAGTTTGTCTGTAGATGTTATACCTTTAGCTTCAACTTGCGCAGCTCCTTGGGCTGAGAAGCCACTGCTCTGTAGCAGGAGCTGGATGGCATCTTCCTGTGTAAGTTTCTTGATTGAAAATGATCTCCCCACTTCAGTAAGCCTCTGGAGCCGGGTAGTGATTATTATAGAACCATGATCGGCTGTTGGAAAGAATTCACAAATATCGTATCCACACGTGTTGCAGTCAGGGAACGGAGCATATTGGTCGACATTGTCAAAAATAATAAGCCATTTGGTATTACCCGGCAATGCTAGCCACTGCAGTACTTGACTGGCTCTttgttctgcttcttcttcgttttTCGCCTCATCGTTCCTGCGATGTCCTAGTATCCGGGGAAAGCAACTACTCAAAGACAGTATCAACGCTGATCGATCTTTGCCActcatccagaagacagCGGTGAAGTCATCTTTATGTTTCCGGGCAAAGTTGATTGCCAGCTGGGTTTTTCCTATCCCACCAAGTCCGTGGAGGACAGCAACCTTTCGTGTCGGCGGAATTGTCGGTTGTAAATAGTCCCATAGACGGCTGAGATCGTCTTCTCGTCCAATAAACTCCTCGATCGCAGGAAACGCTGAAAGTTCTAATGGGACTTGAAATTCATTGGCTTCTGAAATAGAGTGAACATTTAGCATAGAAATACTCGCCTCAGGTTTGTGTGCTAACCTTCTCGAACAGTGGGTACCCAATACTCCAAGAAAGCTTTGGCAGTCGCCGCTCCAGTTGCTGTTGCATAAGCTTGCCATGCTTTGTTCTGGTGGCTATCTGCATAGTCACACACCCCTTTGATGATAATGCATGAAGTATTGTCCCATACTCCTGCGCCCTCCATCTCGAAACCAATCACATTGTCAGACTTGACCAGACGGTCACGATGCTCACCGGACTTCATCACAGTATCAGCAGATGCGACTGTCCCAATGTGTATGCTCGGGATGCAGTTTTCAGCATTACATCGAAGTCGGGAAATTCGGTTCTTATCACAGCCTAATTGGATACAGGCCGTGTCCAGCGCGGACTTGCAGACATCCCGAGACTTGCCACCAAGGCAACAGCATATAGGGGAAGTAGGACTGAAATGCTTGTGTTGATATGATGCTTCAAACAAAATATCATCAGCAGACCTCGGGCGATGCCACTCCGGGTTTGATCTCTGGATAGCTTGTAGATGCCGTAGCATCTTAGCTTGCAAGTCCCTGCGACTGCGTCTTGTCTGGAGAGCTGCCAGAAAAGCTCGGATTTCTTTATTCGGTCTTCCAAGCGAGTCCTTCACACCAGTCTTCTTTTCAAATCCACCAGAATATTGCCTGCCGAAGTCGTATTGGATCACGGAATCACTTATTATGACATCCCCTAGAAATATCTCTTCACCAGATAACGGATATGGTGCACCTCCACAGATACCAACCACCAGTGCCAGGCTGATCCTTGGATAGCTGATTTTCAAACTCGATGCCACGCTGGCAGCGTTTCCTTTTCCCATACCCGGCATACAGCACACGACGACATTATGGTTTCCAATCCTCCCATTGATGTATGCATTATCGTCTCCCGGCTGTTTCCTATAGTATCCGCCCAATCTGTCGTAAACTTCATCCAAGAGTTCTTCAACGACCTCCACTTTGAGAGTCAGAGAGCAGATGATAGCGATTGAAAATTCGTCCCTGCTGGATGGCCGCATCTGCACGAGTTAGTAGTAATGAATCTGACAGTTGCAGGCAAAGAATTGGTCCATAGACGGGTACAGCCGTGACTGAAGTAGAGATAAAACAGAGGCTCTCGACAACTTGAACTGACGGCCGGCCCCATGATATGATCTTTACCAACCAAATATCTGCATTAGCCGCCGGGGTATGGGGATGATCAGTAAGGCTGTGAGCATTCCTGACCAAAAGACTCCGTATCCTCCGCAAGTATCTTATGGATATTTCAGTATTGTTTAATTCTTCTCGTTTCTGTGCATTGATGCGAAGCATAGCAGCACTTGAAATTCGAGTAAGTCTTTCCAATCCAGGAAATGTACCCACGATGAGATGAAGCCCCTCAAAGCCGGTTAAAGCATCAAGGCACCGGATCTACAGCCCAACCACCACTCGAGCTCATCCACCATGTCATCCAGAGTAAATTGCTAACTGCATCCCAGATAGCATACGCCGCCGGCTTTAACAAACGTTCCATAATTCAGATGATTAGCTCTAGTTAAGAAAGCCAGCCAAGGCGTGGGGTCGGCGATAGGTGGACTGTGAGCACTTAGGACTGTGTGTAACCTCCCAGGTAAGGCGCTTCGGCCCGTAACTTAGCCCCGCCGCAGCCCGCAGGCGGTAATAGATCAGGTCGCATGGCTGGTTTGTCCTTGAATGGAGGATCTTAAATGGGTTGACCAATGTATATACGAGATTGAATTGGATATCAACCGACGCATGTTTGATATCCTCTACACGACCATAGGTGCCTATGTTGTTGCACAAAGGGTCTATTCTCTCAATGCTACCAATACTGTTCCTTCTAGTGCATCTGACGTCACGTACCACAGGAAGGCCTAGCGGAGTGTGCAATCTAGACAAGTATCCAAAGCCAGTCTCGCGATCTCACTTCAACTGCCTGGCACTGGATGGTAAGTTGGTAACCCACGATAACCACATAGATTGTCATTGCGCAATATGACACTGTTCAGCGCCGACGACGGCCAAGTAACTGTCTGGGCGCAACTAACATGCAGAATTGGTCTGTGTGAGAAGAGCCAGCCTCCACGGAAGTGAGTTATAGTCACCCGTCGCCGTAGGACTCAGGCCTTGGTAGAGGTAGCGGAGCTTGCATGGGCTGATAGTCATAGTCTGGTCCACCTGCGACCGCACCATCTCGCCATGGCTGATGCTCTTGGTCCAGGCAGTCCCCGAGAAGACCACATTGTTCGAACGGGCGAATGGATTGGCCTCAGTGTTCGCAAGTCCCGTCCAGGTACCCGTGAGAGAGGGTGCCGTCCATGACCGGAAGTACCGATTTCCATCGCTCCCGATGGCTTCCACAAGGAGAAGGTACTCGTTTCCGACGCGGTACACATTGGAAGCTTCGAAGAGGTTGTTGGGATTTGAGTCAGAGAGTGCAATGACTGTGTTTCCCATGCCGTTAGGGAAGTTACTCAGAGTGGTCTGTGAGCGGTAGAGGTGGCCATTGTCatcggaagagaagaggtaGCAATTGGATGAGTCGCAGATAACCCACATATCCACCCAGTAGCCCTTCCCGATGTTCTCAGTGATGATACTGGGAACGCTGCTAAAGAAGTTCTTCGGAGCGCTCCACCCAGCAGGGTTGCTAATGTCCTTGTTGGTGGAGTAGGCAGCGTTTCCATTCTGGAAGATCAGGTACCACAGCTGGTGCGGCTGGAAGTAGAAGACCTGAGGTGCAGCACGGTATCCCGTCCCGATTCCACTCTGGTCGAGATAGAAGAAGGGTGCATTTCCTGCTTGGTTGAAGTCGGTGAAATTGAAGTACACCAGATTGTAGCCTGACGCTTGAGCAGTGCTGGCGAAAACATGGTATGTACCGTCAACCTCTATGATAGAGGGGTCCTTGATTCCCGCAAGGTTGCGGCCATCGTTTTTAGGACCAACCAGCGCATTGGTGGAGCCCCATCTGAAACTGGTGGGCAAGCTTCCCGTAGCGCCCGATGTGCTTGTCGAAGTGGTGTGTGTAGCGGTGGTCGTCGTCATGGTCGTGCTGGGCATGCAGTTGCCAGAGAGACATTGGTAGTACCAGTCGTTTATAGAGCTGCAGCATGCACCAGCAATACATTGAGTCGAGCCCGTCCAACCATTCCCACCGCCTCATACTACGTTAGTGATCATCCATGTCTTTAGAAGGATAGAGTATTGACGTACACTGGGCATAGAGCGGTTGCTGAGCCTGGACGATCAGTGCCAGCCCAAGGAGTGTAGCCCCTATGGCTTTCATTCTGGTGTCCTATCGACACAGTAGATATTCTGGTCAGCTTTGAGATTTTGCTCTATGTATGAAACTTCCCGATGCGTATGAAGTATCGACGTGATGGCATATTTAAAGCGCCAAAAACCTGCCTTCGGCAGAGGCGACGATCAACAGGTGCCGACAACATGAGGCATCATGATGCACTCCACCGGAGAATCGCTAAATTAATGCAACGTTGCGAGGCACAATAATCTGAAGTGCGTTGGCCGGGGACTTTTGAGATGTAAAAGAGACTGGGTATTAGCCGATAGTCGTGAGAGACGGAGGTGTTTTTTTGGCTAAAATCAACACACCAGCATGATCCTCAGCAATGATTTGCCCCTGGGGTCCCCGCATAATCTGCAAGACCAGCCTTGTCGCTGATACTCAAGCCGAATGGTCCTTCCGAGCGGCATTTGAGGTATACTCCACTACATATGCGCAGGGCCCAGCAATTTACGGGGTACTTGAtttctcctgaagaagggTCTTGGGTCAACCCCGCTGACCCTTCTGCATCTCCCAGCACTGATGCATGTGCCCTTCTAACACACGGAGTAGAGTGCACAGGAAAGGAGATCCGTGGTAGTTGCGCAATGCCGTATGCTCTAGGATGTGGCCGTATCTTTCCCCGAGACTCCAATATGAGGGCGTCAGGCATTACTGAACGTATTCGATAGATGAAGCCGAGATGACTAGGCTAAAACGGTAACCCATCCCGTACGTTGCAACGTTGGTCTCCATATTAAAGGTGTGGCAGACGAGACGATgatccttgatgatggctAGTCGGGAAAACGGTCCGTCAGTGTCGGAGACTCCACATTTTTGGCAATGGGCTGAAACTTCTTCGTTGGGTGATCCTTTGCTGTTATGGCCTACTATCGTTGATTTGGCGCATCGTCCGTTCCAGAGATTCCGCGTCTCACACTCCGCATTCTTCACCTCCGTCAACACTTCCAGCCACGCATACGATCGACACTGTGGATCATCGGACAACATGATGCTCGAAATATCTAGCATGCATCGCCAATACCCGGGGT of Aspergillus fumigatus Af293 chromosome 2, whole genome shotgun sequence contains these proteins:
- a CDS encoding Pfs, NB-ARC and TPR domain protein, which produces MRPSSRDEFSIAIICSLTLKVEVVEELLDEVYDRLGGYYRKQPGDDNAYINGRIGNHNVVVCCMPGMGKGNAASVASSLKISYPRISLALVVGICGGAPYPLSGEEIFLGDVIISDSVIQYDFGRQYSGGFEKKTGVKDSLGRPNKEIRAFLAALQTRRSRRDLQAKMLRHLQAIQRSNPEWHRPRSADDILFEASYQHKHFSPTSPICCCLGGKSRDVCKSALDTACIQLGCDKNRISRLRCNAENCIPSIHIGTVASADTVMKSGEHRDRLVKSDNVIGFEMEGAGVWDNTSCIIIKGVCDYADSHQNKAWQAYATATGAATAKAFLEYWVPTVREEANEFQVPLELSAFPAIEEFIGREDDLSRLWDYLQPTIPPTRKVAVLHGLGGIGKTQLAINFARKHKDDFTAVFWMSGKDRSALILSLSSCFPRILGHRRNDEAKNEEEAEQRASQVLQWLALPGNTKWLIIFDNVDQYAPFPDCNTCGYDICEFFPTADHGSIIITTRLQRLTEVGRSFSIKKLTQEDAIQLLLQSSGFSAQGAAQVEAKGPRLTAADIMAIVDQLDGLSLAIALAGAFMRETGTSFKEYLQLYKDQWSELQSQAKPTRHYQQGNILETWTTTYQGIQKQDPTAATLLLLLAYFDNRDIWYELIRGGLNCSHTPPWFKAAVSNKLAFKARIKVLVDCSLVEPRQQEGSFTIHPVVQDWCFHIAASEERTVQLYELALVSVGYTVPRKDDREYAQLQQRLLPHADYVIQREKYSWLEDKVAVWRALSRLGNLYTNQGRLQEAEEMYQRALAGYEKALGPDHAKSCKLADDLASRASLSATQEMPDSMPSNPTAGQPRAVSTLQPSLPESLQKRHVFSRIFCRR
- the abfII gene encoding putative extracellular glycosyl hydrolase/cellulase; the protein is MKAIGATLLGLALIVQAQQPLYAQCGGNGWTGSTQCIAGACCSSINDWYYQCLSGNCMPSTTMTTTTATHTTSTSTSGATGSLPTSFRWGSTNALVGPKNDGRNLAGIKDPSIIEVDGTYHVFASTAQASGYNLVYFNFTDFNQAGNAPFFYLDQSGIGTGYRAAPQVFYFQPHQLWYLIFQNGNAAYSTNKDISNPAGWSAPKNFFSSVPSIITENIGKGYWVDMWVICDSSNCYLFSSDDNGHLYRSQTTLSNFPNGMGNTVIALSDSNPNNLFEASNVYRVGNEYLLLVEAIGSDGNRYFRSWTAPSLTGTWTGLANTEANPFARSNNVVFSGTAWTKSISHGEMVRSQVDQTMTISPCKLRYLYQGLSPTATGDYNSLPWRLALLTQTNSAC
- a CDS encoding putative PTH11-like integral membrane protein: MFSGCMIGGSLWGTGKHLVDLTPEHRARAMEYWFLCDIGYAIASILCKISVAIFLLRVMVHPFHRRIMYAVTALTVIVGIIFFVYMMIQCSPVSYFWTRMLGNTSGKCGYVDAIIILLYLFSASSALFDLTVGLLPILLVRNLQMNQRTKIAVAGLLGMACIASVAIIIRFPFVQTIRDPDFLYATVQIAIWSNIETGLGITAGSLATARPLFRILHSRNGSSYRIFASSGFQSRRRQHQFPLGDLESNTWRSPYDPTKSNSQDDRHGTTISAERSGASEFMTESTEQLDGKLPSVPMPSLSKIGVRRTFEISTSQAG